The following are encoded together in the Pedobacter steynii genome:
- a CDS encoding MarR family winged helix-turn-helix transcriptional regulator, whose translation MKQQETVDYFLKVVWQNVSNTYNQIASGFGITQAIGYVLINIEKEGTAVSKLAGLLGVKATSLSRMLNNMEEMGLIYRETSMGDKRSVKVYLTDLGREKRQLAKGVVISFNEYLNVHLSAQEKNNLISTLQKLNKLTLAYKIPTEHYEQEDK comes from the coding sequence TTTTGAAAGTGGTTTGGCAGAATGTTTCCAACACTTATAATCAGATCGCATCCGGCTTCGGGATCACACAGGCTATTGGTTACGTGTTGATTAATATTGAAAAGGAAGGGACAGCTGTTTCTAAGCTGGCCGGCTTACTTGGAGTCAAAGCAACGAGCCTTTCAAGAATGCTAAACAATATGGAAGAAATGGGGTTAATATACCGGGAGACTTCCATGGGAGATAAGCGTTCAGTTAAGGTTTATCTTACCGATCTGGGGCGCGAAAAAAGGCAGCTTGCAAAAGGCGTAGTGATCTCTTTTAATGAGTATCTGAATGTACATCTCAGCGCACAGGAGAAAAACAACCTGATTTCAACGCTGCAAAAATTGAACAAACTTACATTGGCATATAAAATTCCTACAGAACATTATGAACAAGAAGATAAATAG
- a CDS encoding TIGR01777 family oxidoreductase: MNKHILITGATGVIGKRLVRSLQEKGHRVSVLSRKARAIENVKVYLWDVYKQEIDVDCLTGIDTIIHLAGENVAGKQWTNERKKELIDSRVLSTQLLYKLIKSQPTSVQTFISASAVGYYGDGGDEILTEESPGGTGFLAECCIKWEQAVDEGITLNLRVVKCRIGFVLARNEGALSELDKPIRFFAGSGLGSGKQWVPWIHIDDLVAAFVSAVENDLLKGPYNLCAPFPVSNLSLAKAIAKQLNRPVWPINAPKSFLKLLLGEMSSVALISNNTSAQKILDTGFSFKYLQLEDALTDIYHP, translated from the coding sequence ATGAATAAGCATATTCTGATAACCGGGGCCACCGGAGTAATAGGTAAAAGACTGGTCCGTTCTTTACAAGAAAAAGGCCATCGGGTTTCTGTACTTTCCAGAAAAGCCAGGGCTATAGAAAACGTTAAGGTTTATTTATGGGACGTTTACAAACAGGAAATAGATGTTGATTGCCTTACGGGTATTGACACCATTATTCACCTTGCAGGAGAAAACGTTGCCGGAAAGCAGTGGACAAATGAGCGGAAGAAAGAGTTGATCGACAGCAGAGTTTTATCTACTCAATTACTTTATAAGTTAATAAAATCGCAACCTACAAGTGTTCAGACTTTTATCTCAGCTTCAGCAGTGGGTTATTACGGAGATGGAGGAGATGAAATCCTGACGGAAGAAAGCCCCGGCGGCACCGGTTTTCTTGCCGAATGTTGTATCAAATGGGAACAGGCAGTAGATGAAGGAATCACGTTAAACCTGAGGGTTGTGAAATGCAGGATAGGCTTTGTGCTTGCCAGGAATGAAGGTGCGCTTTCAGAACTTGATAAGCCGATCCGTTTTTTTGCGGGGTCAGGGCTGGGAAGCGGGAAACAATGGGTACCCTGGATACATATTGATGACCTTGTAGCCGCATTTGTCAGTGCCGTAGAAAACGACTTGTTAAAAGGCCCTTATAATCTCTGCGCTCCTTTTCCGGTCAGCAATCTTAGCCTCGCAAAAGCCATCGCTAAGCAACTAAACAGGCCTGTATGGCCAATAAATGCACCAAAAAGTTTTTTAAAGCTCCTATTAGGAGAAATGAGCAGCGTTGCACTGATCAGTAATAATACTTCTGCCCAGAAAATTCTGGACACTGGATTTTCATTTAAATATCTCCAACTTGAAGATGCTTTAACCGATATTTACCATCCTTAA
- a CDS encoding 3-hydroxyacyl-CoA dehydrogenase/enoyl-CoA hydratase family protein → MNKKINRVAVLGSGIMGSRIACHFANIGVEVLLLDIAPKELSEEEQAKGLALDHPAVKNRIVNAALQNTVKTNPSPVYTKTVLNKITTGNFGDDMAKIANYDWIIEVVVENLDIKKKVFDQVEQFRKPGTLVTSNTSGIPIHMMAEGRTADFKANFCGTHFFNPPRYLRLLEIIPTLETDPKLVDFLMHYGDKFLGKTTVLCKDTPAFIANRVGVYSIMSLLHLVEKMDLTVEEVDKFTGPALGRPKSATFRTTDVVGLDTMIKVSKGLYDNCPQDKAHDLFKLPAYVEKMEANNWLGDKTQQGFYKKTKTADGKTEILALDLKTLEYRPQQKVKSATLDLTKPIENVKDRMKVFASGKDKAAELFRASFFGLFEYVSDRIPEISDELYRIDDAMRAGFAWDLGPFEVWDAVGIADAVEGMKKYGHEAAAWVHEFLGAGHTTFYKVEEGIKKYYDIPSKSYKAVPGTEAFVVLDNLRGNRTIWKNSGASIIDLGDGILNVEFHSKMNTIGGDTLQAINKAIDLAEKEYRGVVIGNDGANFSAGANVGMIFMMAVEQEWDELNLAIRMFQNTSMRIRYSSIPVVVAPHNLTLGGGCEFSLHADHVQLNAETYMGLVEFGVGVIPGGGGTKEFALRASDEYKDDQIVQNALKDRFLTIGMAKVSTSAVEAFELGYLQKDKYSISMNRSRLIADAKAKAIELADAGYTKPVQRKDIKVLGKQGLGIVYAGANTMYSGHYISEHDKKISEKLGWVMCGGDLSSPTEVTEQYLLDLEREAFLSLCGERKTLERIQSIVTKGKPLRN, encoded by the coding sequence ATGAACAAGAAGATAAATAGAGTAGCAGTATTGGGCTCAGGTATTATGGGTTCACGTATTGCTTGCCACTTTGCGAACATTGGAGTTGAAGTGCTTTTGCTTGATATCGCTCCGAAAGAATTGAGCGAGGAAGAACAAGCAAAAGGACTGGCACTGGACCATCCGGCAGTTAAAAATAGAATTGTAAATGCCGCTTTACAAAATACAGTAAAGACTAATCCTTCCCCTGTTTATACCAAAACTGTCCTGAATAAAATTACTACGGGCAATTTTGGCGATGATATGGCTAAGATTGCAAATTACGACTGGATCATTGAGGTTGTGGTAGAAAATCTGGACATCAAGAAGAAAGTGTTTGACCAGGTGGAGCAATTCCGTAAACCGGGTACATTGGTTACTTCTAATACTTCCGGAATTCCTATCCATATGATGGCAGAAGGAAGAACCGCGGATTTTAAAGCAAATTTCTGTGGAACACACTTTTTCAATCCCCCACGTTATTTACGCCTGCTGGAAATTATCCCTACCCTGGAGACCGATCCGAAGCTGGTGGATTTTTTAATGCATTACGGAGATAAATTTTTAGGTAAAACTACGGTGCTTTGCAAGGATACGCCTGCATTTATTGCAAACCGTGTAGGTGTTTATTCCATCATGTCTTTATTGCACCTGGTGGAAAAAATGGACCTGACGGTGGAAGAAGTAGACAAGTTTACCGGACCTGCTCTGGGGAGACCTAAATCTGCTACTTTCCGTACCACAGACGTGGTTGGTCTGGATACGATGATTAAAGTTTCCAAGGGCTTATATGATAACTGTCCTCAGGACAAAGCCCATGACCTTTTCAAGCTTCCGGCTTACGTAGAGAAAATGGAAGCTAACAACTGGCTTGGTGATAAAACTCAACAGGGTTTCTATAAAAAAACAAAAACTGCTGATGGTAAGACTGAAATCCTGGCATTAGATTTAAAAACACTGGAGTATCGCCCTCAGCAAAAAGTGAAATCGGCAACACTGGATCTCACTAAGCCAATTGAGAATGTAAAAGACAGAATGAAAGTCTTTGCTTCCGGAAAAGATAAGGCTGCGGAATTGTTCCGGGCTTCTTTTTTCGGATTGTTTGAATATGTATCTGACCGCATTCCTGAAATCTCTGATGAACTTTACCGAATCGACGATGCGATGAGGGCAGGCTTCGCCTGGGATTTAGGCCCCTTCGAAGTTTGGGACGCTGTTGGAATCGCAGATGCAGTAGAGGGAATGAAAAAATATGGCCACGAGGCTGCTGCATGGGTGCATGAATTCCTTGGAGCCGGGCATACTACTTTTTATAAGGTAGAAGAGGGTATAAAAAAATACTACGATATCCCTTCTAAAAGCTATAAGGCTGTTCCTGGTACGGAGGCTTTTGTTGTACTGGATAACTTAAGAGGAAATAGAACGATCTGGAAGAATTCAGGCGCCTCTATTATAGATCTGGGAGATGGAATCCTGAACGTTGAATTCCATTCAAAGATGAATACGATCGGAGGAGATACCTTACAGGCAATTAATAAGGCCATTGACCTGGCAGAAAAAGAATACAGAGGGGTAGTTATCGGTAACGACGGTGCCAATTTTTCTGCAGGGGCTAATGTAGGAATGATCTTCATGATGGCTGTAGAACAGGAATGGGATGAGTTGAATCTGGCTATAAGAATGTTCCAGAATACCTCTATGCGTATCCGGTATTCTTCTATTCCGGTGGTGGTCGCTCCTCATAATCTGACTCTGGGCGGAGGTTGTGAATTTAGTTTACATGCTGATCATGTTCAGTTGAATGCAGAGACGTATATGGGATTGGTTGAGTTTGGTGTAGGTGTGATTCCTGGTGGTGGTGGTACAAAAGAATTCGCCCTGCGTGCTTCTGATGAGTATAAGGACGATCAGATTGTTCAGAATGCCTTGAAAGACCGGTTCCTGACCATAGGTATGGCGAAGGTTTCAACTTCAGCAGTAGAAGCATTTGAACTGGGCTATCTGCAAAAAGATAAGTATTCGATTTCTATGAACAGGAGCAGGTTAATTGCAGATGCTAAAGCTAAAGCAATAGAACTGGCTGATGCGGGATATACCAAACCGGTTCAGCGTAAGGATATTAAAGTATTGGGTAAACAAGGTTTAGGAATTGTGTATGCCGGTGCCAATACGATGTATTCCGGTCATTATATCTCTGAACATGATAAGAAGATTTCAGAAAAACTGGGTTGGGTAATGTGTGGTGGAGATTTATCCTCGCCAACGGAAGTGACCGAACAATACCTGCTTGACCTGGAAAGAGAAGCGTTTTTGTCACTTTGCGGTGAGCGTAAAACGCTGGAGCGGATTCAAAGTATTGTAACCAAAGGAAAACCTTTAAGAAACTAA
- a CDS encoding DASH family cryptochrome, with protein MKSKRILVWFRNDLRLHDNEMLVEAIAKSDSILPVYFFDPHYFQPTKFETARTGVNRAKFLLESVAALRLAFQKLGGDILLVMGSPEESMAKLVEDFEISEVYHHREVAPEETLISTKVEDLLWKLKINLKHFIGHTLYNKEDLPFPIKDIPDVFAQFKKKTERDAIVKSCFLSPEEIVFVENEEWGAFPSMEDLGFDPIDHPISDQSFSGGEDAGLQHLKELLKEGSDIYLKPIKQSPEKQGFSSRLSGWLSLGCLSPRKVYWLVKEAENVFGGNANFNQILLGLLWRDYFRFMFKKHGIEFFQEPDFEKELFFVPDNENPALQKWKAGNTGHAVIDKYMQELNEHGFIPHIGRLLVATFLVHILKVHWTNGAVYFEDKLIDYAPASNWGNWANVAGVGKDAKSKNAFDLDKQIKILETAVSDATSMA; from the coding sequence ATGAAATCTAAAAGAATATTAGTTTGGTTTAGAAATGATCTTCGATTACATGACAATGAAATGTTGGTTGAAGCGATTGCTAAATCTGACAGTATTTTGCCGGTTTATTTTTTTGATCCACATTATTTTCAGCCTACCAAATTTGAAACTGCAAGAACCGGAGTGAACAGGGCAAAATTCTTATTGGAAAGTGTTGCTGCTTTAAGACTGGCTTTTCAAAAACTTGGTGGAGATATTTTGTTGGTAATGGGGAGTCCGGAAGAGTCAATGGCCAAATTAGTAGAAGATTTTGAGATCTCCGAAGTGTACCACCATCGTGAAGTAGCCCCGGAAGAAACATTGATCTCTACAAAAGTAGAGGATCTGCTGTGGAAGCTTAAAATTAACTTGAAACACTTTATAGGTCATACCCTATATAATAAAGAAGATCTTCCATTTCCGATTAAGGATATTCCTGATGTATTTGCTCAGTTTAAGAAAAAAACCGAACGTGATGCCATTGTTAAGTCCTGTTTTCTATCTCCTGAAGAAATTGTTTTCGTAGAGAATGAAGAGTGGGGAGCATTCCCATCTATGGAAGATTTGGGCTTTGATCCCATTGATCATCCTATTTCTGACCAGTCTTTTTCCGGTGGAGAGGATGCCGGGCTGCAACACCTGAAAGAACTGCTGAAAGAAGGCTCCGATATTTATTTGAAGCCGATAAAACAAAGCCCCGAAAAACAGGGGTTTTCGTCGCGGTTGTCAGGATGGCTGTCTCTGGGGTGTTTATCTCCAAGAAAAGTTTACTGGCTGGTAAAGGAAGCAGAAAATGTATTTGGAGGAAATGCCAATTTCAATCAGATTCTTTTGGGCTTATTATGGAGAGATTATTTCAGATTCATGTTTAAAAAACATGGTATTGAGTTTTTTCAGGAACCAGACTTTGAAAAGGAATTATTTTTTGTGCCCGACAATGAGAATCCCGCACTGCAAAAATGGAAAGCCGGAAATACCGGACATGCTGTTATCGATAAGTACATGCAGGAATTGAATGAACATGGTTTTATCCCACATATAGGGCGTCTGCTGGTGGCTACTTTTCTGGTCCATATTTTAAAAGTTCATTGGACTAACGGAGCGGTGTATTTTGAAGATAAGCTTATTGATTATGCGCCGGCGAGCAATTGGGGGAACTGGGCGAATGTAGCAGGGGTAGGAAAGGACGCTAAATCTAAAAATGCCTTTGACCTGGACAAGCAAATCAAAATATTGGAAACCGCAGTTTCCGACGCGACTTCAATGGCTTAA
- a CDS encoding acyl-CoA dehydrogenase family protein: METTDKKTIKGGEFLITETNYQDVFIPEEFDEEQQMIAQTCRDFLVAEVYPNLDRIDTQEEGLMPSLMDKAGALGILGVSIPEEFGGFGKNFNTSMLVADVVGAGHSFAVALSAHTGIGTLPILYYGNDAQKAKYIPKLGTGEWKAAYCLTEPNSGSDANSGKTKAKLSEDGKHYVINGQKMWITNGGFADIFIVFAKIDDDANLTAFIVEREFGGITMNPEEHKMGIKGSSTRQVFFNDCKVPVENMLSDRQNGFKIAVNILNIGRIKLAAAAIGASKAVIDTAVNYSNERIQFDRPISKYGAIRFKLAEMAAKVYAVESANYRAGQNIDDAYDTLVAGGMDASKAKLKSTEQFAVECAILKVWGSEVLDYVVDEGVQIYGGMGFSAEAPMDRAYRDARINRIFEGTNEINRLLTVDMMLKRAMKGELDLMTPATAVAAELMSIPEFGDEDDTLFAAEKKIIKNLKKATLMVAGAAVQKLMMSLSKEQEILMNIADMASYVYVAESTLLRTEKLVNLRGEEACAGQLDMMRIYFVEAVDGLQKAGKEALWAFAEGDEQRMMMVGLRRFTKMEAFNVKETRQKVAQQLIAANKYCY; the protein is encoded by the coding sequence ATGGAAACTACAGACAAAAAAACAATTAAAGGTGGAGAGTTTTTGATAACAGAAACCAATTACCAGGATGTATTTATTCCTGAAGAATTTGATGAAGAGCAACAAATGATTGCGCAGACCTGCCGTGATTTTCTAGTGGCAGAGGTTTATCCTAACCTGGATCGCATTGATACACAGGAAGAAGGTTTAATGCCGTCATTGATGGATAAAGCTGGGGCACTGGGAATTCTGGGGGTATCTATCCCTGAAGAATTTGGAGGATTTGGTAAGAATTTCAATACTTCAATGCTGGTAGCGGATGTAGTTGGTGCCGGACATTCTTTTGCCGTGGCACTTTCTGCACATACCGGAATAGGAACATTACCGATCTTATACTATGGTAATGATGCACAAAAAGCGAAATACATTCCTAAACTGGGGACTGGTGAATGGAAAGCTGCCTATTGTTTGACAGAACCAAACTCAGGTTCTGACGCGAACTCGGGAAAAACAAAAGCGAAATTATCAGAAGATGGGAAGCATTATGTGATTAATGGTCAGAAGATGTGGATCACGAACGGTGGATTTGCAGATATCTTTATTGTATTTGCTAAAATTGATGATGATGCCAACTTGACCGCTTTCATCGTAGAGCGTGAGTTTGGAGGAATCACAATGAATCCTGAAGAACATAAAATGGGAATCAAAGGGTCTTCAACCAGGCAGGTGTTTTTTAACGATTGTAAGGTGCCGGTAGAGAATATGCTTTCTGATCGTCAGAACGGATTTAAAATAGCAGTTAACATCCTGAATATTGGTCGGATCAAACTGGCTGCTGCGGCAATAGGTGCATCTAAAGCAGTGATTGATACGGCAGTGAATTATTCTAACGAAAGGATTCAGTTTGATCGTCCAATCTCAAAATATGGGGCAATCAGGTTTAAGCTGGCAGAAATGGCTGCTAAAGTTTATGCTGTAGAATCGGCGAATTATCGTGCAGGTCAGAATATTGATGATGCATACGACACCTTGGTTGCTGGTGGAATGGATGCAAGTAAGGCAAAGCTAAAGTCTACAGAACAATTTGCCGTAGAGTGTGCAATACTGAAAGTCTGGGGTTCCGAAGTACTGGATTATGTGGTGGATGAAGGCGTACAGATTTATGGCGGAATGGGCTTCTCTGCGGAGGCACCTATGGACAGAGCTTATCGTGATGCAAGGATTAACCGGATTTTTGAAGGGACGAATGAGATCAACAGATTGCTGACTGTGGATATGATGTTGAAACGTGCGATGAAGGGAGAACTTGACCTGATGACTCCGGCTACTGCGGTAGCTGCGGAACTGATGTCTATCCCTGAATTCGGAGACGAAGATGATACCCTATTTGCTGCAGAAAAGAAAATCATTAAAAACCTTAAGAAGGCAACATTAATGGTGGCGGGTGCGGCAGTACAAAAGCTGATGATGAGTTTGTCTAAAGAACAGGAGATTTTAATGAACATCGCAGATATGGCGAGCTACGTATATGTGGCAGAGTCAACATTGCTGAGAACAGAGAAGTTAGTGAACCTTCGTGGGGAAGAGGCTTGTGCTGGTCAGCTGGATATGATGCGCATTTATTTTGTAGAGGCTGTTGATGGACTTCAGAAAGCAGGTAAAGAAGCATTATGGGCTTTCGCAGAAGGTGACGAACAAAGAATGATGATGGTTGGTTTACGCCGGTTTACCAAAATGGAGGCTTTTAATGTAAAAGAGACCCGTCAGAAAGTAGCACAACAACTGATCGCTGCTAATAAATATTGTTATTAA
- a CDS encoding acetyl-CoA C-acyltransferase has translation MQEAYIIAGYRTAVGKAPRGVFRFTRADDLAAEVIKQLVASVPNLDKTQIDDVIVGNATPEAEQGLNIGRMVSLMGLDTDKVPGVTINRYCASGLETIATAVAKIRSGMADCIIAGGVEVMSGMPFGGWKVVPNADVAMKNPDWYWGMGLTAEAVANEYKVSREDQDAFAYQSNMKAVEAIKNGHLNDGIAPITVVENYLDGNMKKKTRSYVVDTDEGPRADTSLDKLAKLKPVFAADGSVTAGNSSQTSDGAAFVLVVSETKMKELGVDPIARLVSYGIAGVPPRIMGIGPIEAIPKALKMAGMKLEELDLIELNEAFASQSLAVIKTLGIDAAKVNVNGGAIALGHPLGCTGAKLSVQLFNELKRRDQKYGMVTMCVGSGQGAAGIFEML, from the coding sequence ATGCAAGAAGCATATATTATAGCAGGATATCGTACAGCAGTGGGCAAGGCCCCTCGTGGTGTATTTCGTTTTACAAGAGCCGATGATCTGGCTGCAGAAGTCATCAAACAGTTGGTGGCCTCGGTGCCAAATCTGGATAAAACACAGATTGATGATGTGATCGTAGGAAATGCAACTCCGGAAGCGGAACAAGGTCTGAATATAGGGCGTATGGTTTCATTGATGGGATTGGATACGGATAAAGTTCCGGGCGTAACAATCAACAGATATTGTGCTTCCGGATTGGAAACCATTGCTACAGCGGTGGCGAAGATCAGAAGTGGAATGGCAGATTGCATTATTGCCGGTGGAGTGGAAGTGATGTCTGGAATGCCTTTTGGCGGATGGAAAGTTGTTCCGAACGCAGATGTGGCAATGAAAAACCCAGATTGGTATTGGGGAATGGGCCTGACTGCTGAAGCAGTAGCGAATGAGTATAAAGTAAGTAGGGAGGATCAGGATGCTTTCGCTTACCAGTCGAACATGAAGGCCGTGGAGGCGATTAAGAACGGACACCTGAACGATGGCATTGCACCTATCACGGTAGTGGAAAACTATCTGGATGGCAATATGAAAAAGAAAACGCGGAGTTATGTAGTGGATACGGATGAAGGTCCGAGAGCGGATACTTCATTAGATAAATTAGCCAAACTAAAACCTGTTTTCGCTGCCGATGGGAGTGTAACAGCTGGTAACTCCTCACAGACTTCTGATGGTGCTGCATTTGTATTGGTGGTGTCTGAAACTAAAATGAAAGAACTGGGGGTAGATCCGATTGCTCGCCTAGTGAGTTATGGTATAGCGGGAGTTCCACCAAGAATTATGGGGATAGGCCCGATTGAGGCTATTCCTAAAGCATTGAAAATGGCAGGAATGAAATTGGAAGAACTGGATCTTATCGAACTGAATGAGGCCTTCGCTTCCCAATCGCTTGCCGTAATCAAAACTTTGGGAATCGATGCTGCAAAAGTGAATGTTAATGGTGGTGCGATTGCACTTGGACATCCACTGGGTTGTACCGGAGCTAAGCTTTCCGTACAACTATTTAATGAATTGAAACGAAGAGATCAGAAATATGGTATGGTGACCATGTGCGTAGGTAGCGGGCAGGGTGCAGCCGGAATTTTTGAAATGCTTTAA
- a CDS encoding cryptochrome/photolyase family protein, whose product MRSEVSICWLRRDLRLEDNAALYEALKGPFPVLLLFIFDKNILSKLADKKDARVTFIHRTITKLNIDLQMLGSTILTRFGKPEEIWSEILDEHDVKAVYVNHDYEPYGRERDDALAEYLRSEQIDFHTFKDQVVFEKNEIIKADGKPYTVFTPYFRQWQQKLNKFYLRAYPLNKYSHNFLPLTAQELPSLSAMGFETSTLHFPSKDFSSKLEAYEQKRDFPAEDATSHLGIHLRFGTVSIRSAAREAIAQGAEKWLSELAWRDFYMMILWHFPHTVNKSFKPAYDLIKWRNEESEFEAWCQGRTGYPIVDAGMRQLNQTGYLHNRVRMIVASFLTKHLLIDWKWGEAYFAEKLLDYEMASNVGGWQWACGSGNDAAPYFRIFNPELQTKKFDPELKYIDRWLPAYKQGKHVQPIVEHAFARDRVLKVFKEALNE is encoded by the coding sequence ATGAGATCAGAAGTTAGCATCTGCTGGTTACGAAGAGACCTGAGACTGGAAGATAATGCGGCTCTGTACGAAGCCCTAAAAGGTCCTTTCCCTGTATTATTACTCTTCATATTCGATAAAAATATCCTTAGCAAACTCGCTGATAAAAAGGATGCGAGAGTGACTTTTATTCATCGGACGATAACTAAACTCAACATTGACCTGCAAATGCTGGGAAGTACCATTTTAACCCGTTTCGGAAAACCTGAAGAGATATGGTCAGAAATCTTAGATGAGCATGATGTTAAAGCAGTATACGTCAACCATGACTATGAGCCTTATGGCAGAGAAAGGGACGATGCTCTTGCTGAATATCTCAGGTCTGAACAAATAGACTTTCATACTTTCAAAGATCAGGTGGTTTTTGAAAAGAATGAAATCATAAAAGCTGATGGAAAACCATACACTGTATTTACCCCTTACTTTCGTCAGTGGCAGCAAAAACTTAATAAATTCTATCTCCGTGCATATCCATTAAATAAATACAGTCATAATTTCTTACCGCTGACCGCTCAGGAACTTCCTTCGCTCTCTGCAATGGGCTTTGAAACCTCCACCCTACATTTTCCATCAAAGGATTTCAGCAGTAAACTTGAAGCTTATGAGCAAAAAAGAGATTTCCCTGCTGAAGACGCGACTTCACATCTTGGCATTCATCTTCGTTTTGGTACAGTGAGCATCAGGTCAGCTGCCCGGGAAGCCATTGCTCAAGGGGCAGAAAAGTGGCTCTCGGAACTTGCCTGGAGAGATTTCTACATGATGATCTTATGGCATTTTCCACACACAGTCAATAAATCATTCAAGCCAGCTTATGACCTCATAAAATGGAGAAATGAAGAATCCGAATTTGAAGCCTGGTGTCAGGGAAGAACAGGCTATCCGATAGTAGATGCCGGAATGAGGCAACTTAATCAGACAGGATACCTGCACAACCGCGTCAGGATGATCGTGGCCAGTTTTTTGACCAAGCACCTTTTAATAGACTGGAAATGGGGTGAAGCCTATTTTGCTGAAAAATTATTAGATTATGAAATGGCCAGTAATGTGGGTGGGTGGCAATGGGCATGTGGTTCGGGTAACGATGCAGCCCCTTACTTCAGAATTTTTAACCCGGAACTTCAAACCAAAAAATTTGATCCGGAACTCAAATATATAGATCGCTGGCTTCCTGCTTATAAACAAGGAAAGCATGTTCAGCCTATAGTTGAACATGCTTTCGCCAGAGATAGAGTCTTAAAAGTATTTAAAGAGGCATTAAATGAATAA
- a CDS encoding FKBP-type peptidyl-prolyl cis-trans isomerase, whose translation MLKNKIFLGFLLLCGLFAACEKKKDFDPDAQLEIDKAVIKKYLDALPAGTVDMTADPSGLSYQILSSGTTPFPKLTDSIQVSYKGRVLGANNTFEDIPLDKPISLKLDALMPGWQIALPKIAKGGQIRMIIPSTLAYKNFSQGTSIPPYSILDYTVTLVDINKKTK comes from the coding sequence ATGTTAAAAAACAAGATTTTCCTGGGTTTTCTTCTCTTATGCGGGCTGTTTGCTGCATGTGAGAAAAAGAAAGATTTCGATCCGGATGCTCAATTGGAAATCGATAAAGCAGTTATTAAAAAATATCTGGATGCTTTACCTGCTGGTACAGTTGACATGACAGCCGATCCTTCAGGCCTGAGTTATCAGATTCTATCTTCTGGTACAACGCCATTTCCTAAGCTAACAGATAGTATTCAGGTCTCTTATAAAGGAAGAGTTTTAGGTGCTAATAATACATTTGAAGACATTCCTTTAGATAAACCGATTTCTTTAAAGCTGGATGCATTAATGCCGGGTTGGCAGATTGCACTTCCGAAAATTGCCAAAGGAGGGCAGATCAGGATGATTATTCCCTCAACTTTAGCTTATAAAAATTTTAGCCAGGGGACCTCAATTCCTCCTTATTCAATATTAGACTACACCGTTACCCTAGTAGATATAAATAAAAAAACCAAATGA
- a CDS encoding FKBP-type peptidyl-prolyl cis-trans isomerase, producing MIKKLSLYTFALLGAVVLFSSCKKEYESIQTLDDTKIADYLAANNINAIADPGKTGYFYVLTQPADNGTPVAEYKDPDSVRFNLEGKSMLNGTVYGSSPLIRNLGMPVGYTGGFINIFIPAVSEVIKKLKPGGSARIFLPSYLAFGKNGNPSAKIPSNEIIELNISTYAESQTVLDQQHIQSFLTANSLTPIKDVSGVHYIVTDQGTGTDVINYNTNVEMKYTLRMLDGTVADSGQSTFVPKSVVQGMGKMLVKFKKGAKFRAFIPSVLGYGSVSSSTGSIPANSCLDFDVEIVNVTN from the coding sequence ATGATTAAAAAGTTATCACTTTATACCTTTGCCTTATTAGGGGCAGTCGTTCTTTTTAGTTCCTGCAAAAAGGAATATGAATCCATTCAGACCCTGGATGATACTAAAATAGCCGATTACCTGGCTGCAAATAATATTAATGCTATTGCGGATCCTGGGAAAACAGGATATTTTTATGTACTTACTCAGCCGGCGGATAATGGAACACCCGTGGCAGAGTATAAGGATCCGGATTCTGTACGCTTTAATCTTGAGGGAAAATCAATGCTGAACGGAACTGTATATGGAAGTTCTCCGTTAATACGGAATCTAGGTATGCCGGTAGGTTATACAGGGGGCTTCATTAACATATTTATTCCCGCTGTTTCTGAGGTGATCAAGAAGTTGAAGCCGGGAGGTAGTGCGAGGATTTTCCTGCCTTCTTATCTTGCTTTTGGAAAAAATGGAAATCCTTCTGCAAAGATTCCTTCAAATGAAATTATTGAGCTGAATATCAGTACCTATGCGGAAAGTCAGACCGTATTGGATCAACAACATATTCAGTCATTTTTAACTGCTAATTCTTTAACACCGATAAAAGATGTTTCTGGTGTTCATTATATTGTGACAGACCAGGGAACAGGAACAGATGTCATTAATTACAACACCAATGTGGAGATGAAATACACGCTGAGAATGTTGGACGGAACAGTGGCAGATTCTGGTCAGAGCACCTTTGTGCCGAAAAGCGTAGTGCAGGGGATGGGCAAGATGTTGGTTAAATTTAAGAAAGGAGCAAAATTCAGAGCATTTATTCCTTCGGTACTGGGTTATGGAAGTGTATCCAGCTCCACAGGATCAATACCTGCGAATTCCTGTTTAGATTTTGATGTCGAAATCGTTAATGTAACCAATTAA